A genomic window from Lotus japonicus ecotype B-129 chromosome 1, LjGifu_v1.2 includes:
- the LOC130748756 gene encoding chloroplastic import inner membrane translocase subunit HP30-2 yields the protein MEPGKQGVMVAKILPQQLLNPIEQLQTRFKEVESGFKLWLSKQSIAVEAAVVTTTSAAQGAAIGAFMGTLTGDASSPFPTPPPNASLNPQAMASLNQAQALAGGPLVQARNFAVMTGVNAGITSVLKRIRGKEDVQSSMAAAFGSGAMFSLVSGVGGPNQAANAVTSGLFFALVQGGLFQLGQKFSQPPVEDTNYVKTRHMLHNLGLQNYEKHFKKGLLTDNTLPLLTDSALRDVKIPPGPRLLILDHIQRDPDAKEKRGGRS from the exons ATGGAACCTGGGAAGCAAGGGGTGATGGTGGCGAAGATATTACCACAGCAGCTTCTCAACCCAATAGAGCAGCTTCAAACTCGCTTCAAGGAAGTCGAATCCGGCTTCAAACTCTGGCTCTCCAAGCAATCCATCGCCGTCGAAGCCGCCGTCGTCACCACCACCAGCGCCGCCCAAGGTGCCGCCATCGGCGCCTTCATGGGTACCCTCACTGGGGACGCTTCCTCCCCGTTTCCTACTCCGCCACCTAATGCCTCTCTTAACCCTCAGGCTATGGCTTCTCTTAATCAAGCTCAG GCTCTTGCTGGAGGCCCTTTAGTTCAAGCTCGTAATTTTGCTGTCATGACTGGTGTGAATGCTGGTATTACAAGTGTTTTGAAAAGGATAAGGGGGAAGGAAGATGTGCAGTCCAG CATGGCAGCAGCTTTTGGCTCTGGCGCCATGTTTTCATTGGTAAGTGGCGTGGGCGGACCAAATCAAGCAGCAAATGCAGTCACCTCTGGGCTTTTCTTTGCACTTGTTCAAGGTGGACTTTTCCAG TTGGGACAAAAGTTTTCTCAACCACCTGTTGAAGATACTAACTATGTGAAAACAAGACACATGTTGCACAACCTTGGCCTTCAGAATTACGAAAAGCATTTTAAGAAAGGCTTGTTAACGGACAACACTTTACCTTTACTAACGGACAG TGCTCTCAGAGATGTGAAGATTCCTCCTGGACCCAGGCTTTTAATTCTAGACCACATCCAGAG GGACCCAGATGCAAAAGAGAAACGAGGAGGCCGGAGTTGA
- the LOC130745626 gene encoding uncharacterized protein LOC130745626 translates to METKWYTTETANQRGMGGLTNIFPVQCAGHGHSRAGGLCLWWRQELQVDILEASLNHILCTILHPEDKHPMTVIFVYGFPDDRLKEQTWNFVTRLHSDVSRPCLVIGDFNDILSPRDKLGGDLPDLRHLQKVTQVCAQLGLHEVDFTGYRYTWSNKRVAPRTIQERLDYALTNDAWDALWPVTVVSHLPRAQKESKRAHMFRFEELWLREGEECMEIITETWCRDTTNVLAKFTEIQNEQVIKETHEAEKELEALLAQEELWWSQRSRATWLQKGDKNTSFFHQKASQRRKRNMIELIKDDRGREFEDDRDISNVLMDYFMQLFATSHPSGIEEATNLVSGRITQAHLAVLSDPFTKEEVEAALFQMHPTKAPGIDDFPALFYKKIWGVIGDDVARFCLQILQGQASLGNINHTLLVLIPKIKKAEHATQFRPISLCNVIFKIVTKTIANRLKLILPDLICEAQSAFVHNRLITDNALIAHECFHYMKKEITGRNDIMALKLDMAKAYDRIEWSFLRSVMEKMGFPQNWVSLIMRCVSTVSFSIMLNGNPETVFSPGRGLRQGDPLSPYLFILCGEVFSALVERAVLSANLSGIRVARAAPVISHLLFADDSIVFARANVDEARTLQAIVATYERASGQVINLDKSMLLVSRNVTDNIFDELKQLLNVKAVESYDKYLGLPTVIDGICAEIDSMISRWAWRIGDGSKVHAWTDKWLPNGVPLTYRHDVVDSLGIVMVSDLIDKGPNRWRRDVVEEVFHPTTAAYILALPLGAHGGDDVLAWPHTTTGQYTSKTGYNYVCGLLALEQHESEVVEMCQSLVYSIWDVRNRVIFLSGRLVDGDVIDRALGLLVPISPAVREERGGTKAVWRRPQGRVIKLNFDASFVDGMGAGLGMVARNRLGEIMAAATSHPVPVLSSLLAEASGLRRSGNSVADFLAKNASTYADCVWVEEAPDVVSGLVDLDVIASRPVGP, encoded by the exons ATGGAGACAAAATGGTATACGACAGAGACAGCAAATCAGAGGGGCATGGGAGGGTTGACAAACATTTTTCCAGTTCAATGTGCGGGGCATGGACATTCTAGAGCGGGTGGCCTATGCTTATGGTGGAGACAAGAGCTCCAGGTGGACATTTTGGAGGCTTCTCTTAATCACATTCTATGTACTATTTTGCATCCTGAGGACAAGCATCCGATGACTGTTATTTTTGTGTATGGATTTCCGGACGACCGGTTAAAAGAACAAACTTGGAATTTTGTGACTCGTTTGCATTCAGATGTGTCACGCCCTTGTTTGGTTATTGGTGACTTTAATGATATTCTTTCTCCGAGAGATAAGCTAGGAGGTGACCTCCCTGACTTGCGACATCTCCAGAAGGTGACCCAAGTGTGTGCTCAGCTGGGTTTGCATGAGGTAGATTTCACAGGTTACCGTTACACGTGGTCAAATAAACGTGTGGCTCCGAGAACTATTCAGGAGCGGTTGGACTATGCCCTAACAAATGACGCTTGGGATGCGCTTTGGCCGGTGACGGTGGTGTCCCATCTTCCGAG GGCTCAGAAGGAATCAAAGCGAGCTCATATGTTCCGCTTTGAGGAACTATGGTTGAGAGAAGGGGAGGAGTGCATGGAGATTATCACGGAGACTTGGTGCCGGGATACAACAAATGTTTTGGCAAAATTCACAGAA attcagaatgagcagGTGATTAAGGAAACTCATGAGGCAGAAAAGGAGCTTGAGGCTCTCTTGGCGCAAGAAGAGCTTTGGTGGAGTCAGCGCTCTAGAGCTACTTGGCTTCAGAAAGGAGACAAAAACACAAGTTTCTTCCATCAGAAAGCGTCCCAGAGAAGGAAGAGGAACATGATAGAGTTGATCAAAGATGACCGCGGGAGAGAGTTTGAGGACGATAGAGATATTTCCAATGTCCTTATGGACTATTTTATGCAACTTTTTGCAACATCACACCCATCAGGAATTGAGGAGGCCACTAATCTGGTATCGGGAAGGATAACACAGGCTCACTTAGCTGTCTTATCGGACCCTTTCACGAAGGAAGAGGTGGAGGCGGCTTTATTTCAAATGCACCCGACAAAGGCTCCAGGGATTGATGACTTTCCGGCtcttttctataaaaaaatttgGGGCGTGATTGGAGATGATGTAGCGCGGTTCTGCCTACAGATTCTTCAGGGTCAAGCATCACTAGGTAACATCAATCATACTTTACTTGTTCTTATTCCTAAGATAAAAAAGGCGGAACATGCAACCCAATTTAGACCTATCAGTTTATGTAATGTAATTTTCAAAATAGTGACAAAAACGATTGCCAATagattgaaattaattttgccTGATTTAATTTGTGAAGCACAAAGTGCCTTTGTGCATAATAGGCTGATAACAGATAATGCTCTTATTGCCCATGAGTGTTTTCACTACATGAAGAAGGAAATTACTGGCCGGAATGACATTATGGCTCTGAAATTAGACATGGCGAAAGCCTATGACCGAATTGAATGGTCCTTTTTGCGATCCGTGATGGAAAAGATGGGGTTTCCACAGAATTGGGTGAGTTTGATTATGAGATGTGTCTCAACTGTTTCTTTTTCTATTATGCTTAATGGTAACCCCGAAACTGTTTTCAGCCCAGGTCGTGGCTTACGGCAAGGGGACCCTTTATCACCttacttatttattttgtgTGGGGAGGTTTTTTCAGCTTTGGTTGAAAGAGCTGTCTTGTCTGCAAACCTGAGTGGTATCCGTGTTGCCAGAGCGGCACCTGTTATATCTCATTTACTCTTTGCAGACGATAGCATTGTGTTTGCTAGGGCAAATGTGGATGAGGCAAGAACTTTACAGGCTATTGTAGCTACGTACGAGCGAGCTTCCGGACAAGTTATCAACCTAGATAAGTCCATGCTCTTAGTAAGCCGAAATGTGACTGATAATATATTTGATGAGCTAAAACAACTATTGAATGTTAAGGCGGTCGAGAGCTATGACAAATATCTGGGGTTGCCAACTGTTATTG ATGGTATTTGTGCAGAGATAGACAGCATGATATCCAG GTGGGCGTGGCGTATAGGAGATGGTTCAAAGGTTCATGCTTGGACGGATAAATGGTTGCCAAATGGTGTGCCACTCACTTACCGGCATGATGTGGTGGATAGCCTTGGCATTGTCATGGTCTCAGATTTGATTGATAAGGGCCCAAACAGGTGGAGAAGGGACGTGGTGGAGGAAGTTTTCCATCCTACAACAGCAGCTTATATTCTAGCTCTCCCATTGGGGGCGCACGGTGGTGATGATGTCCTTGCATGGCCTCACACCACGACAGGGCAGTATACATCTAAGACGGGTTATAATTATGTGTGCGGCTTGTTAGCCTTGGAG CAGCATGAATCCGAGGTGGTGGAGATGTGTCAGTCTTTGGTGTACAGCATTTGGGATGTGAGGAATAGGGTGATTTTTCTGAGTGGGAGATTGGTTGATGGGGATGTTATTGATCGGGCCTTGGGGCTATTGGTACCAATTTCTCCGGCGGTGCGTGAGGAGCGGGGAGGGACCAAAGCGGTGTGGAGGAGGCCACAGGGAAGGGTGATTAAGCTAAACTTTGATGCTTCATTTGTGGATGGTATGGGAGCGGGATTGGGGATGGTTGCCCGCAACCGTCTTGGGGAGATCATGGCTGCTGCAACCTCCCATCCGGTCCCAGTTCTTTCGTCTCTGTTGGCAGAAGCGAGCGGGTTGAG ACGTTCTGGTAATTCAGTTGCAGACTTTCTGGCTAAGAACGCTTCCACTTATGCGGATTGTGTATGGGTGGAAGAGGCTCCTGATGTCGTTTCTGGTTTGGTTGATTTGGATGTAATTGCTTCTAGGCCGGTTGGCCCTTAA